From a region of the Anaeromyxobacter sp. genome:
- a CDS encoding ABC transporter permease → MNELALLVAATLSAGTPLAVAAMGLLINERAGVLNLGAEGTMLVAAVAGFGVAWLTGNEWAAMAAGALAGALVSLVFGWLVIWLNTNQYATGLAISLFGSGFSAFVGIDLVGKPLALTAPLALPLLRDLPFLGVAVFRQHLMVYLAMALTGGVAWFLYRTRAGLVLRAIGESPTSAHALGYPVRLIRLAAVLVGGALCGVAGAYLSVVYTPLWVEGMVAGRGWIALALTVFATWRPARLLLGAYLFGGVTMLQMFLQAQGVQVAAQLMSMLPYLATVLVLVLISRNPAWIRLNMPASLGKPFFPGL, encoded by the coding sequence ATGAACGAGCTCGCCCTGCTGGTGGCCGCCACCCTGAGCGCCGGCACGCCGCTGGCCGTGGCCGCCATGGGCCTGCTCATCAACGAGCGGGCCGGGGTCCTCAACCTGGGGGCCGAGGGCACCATGCTGGTGGCGGCGGTGGCCGGCTTCGGCGTGGCCTGGCTGACCGGCAACGAGTGGGCCGCCATGGCGGCCGGGGCGCTGGCCGGGGCGCTGGTCTCGCTGGTCTTCGGGTGGCTGGTCATCTGGCTGAACACCAACCAGTACGCCACCGGCCTGGCCATCAGCCTGTTCGGCTCGGGCTTCTCGGCCTTCGTCGGCATCGACCTGGTGGGCAAGCCGCTGGCCCTGACCGCCCCGCTGGCGCTGCCGCTGCTCAGGGACCTGCCCTTCCTGGGGGTGGCCGTCTTCCGCCAGCACCTCATGGTCTACCTGGCCATGGCGCTCACCGGCGGGGTGGCCTGGTTCCTCTACCGGACCCGGGCCGGGCTGGTGCTGCGGGCCATCGGCGAGTCGCCCACCTCGGCCCACGCGCTCGGCTACCCGGTGCGGCTCATCCGGCTGGCGGCGGTGCTGGTGGGCGGCGCGCTGTGCGGGGTGGCCGGCGCCTACCTCTCGGTGGTCTACACCCCCCTCTGGGTCGAGGGCATGGTGGCGGGGCGGGGCTGGATCGCGCTGGCGCTCACCGTCTTCGCCACCTGGAGGCCGGCGCGGCTGCTGCTGGGCGCCTATCTCTTCGGCGGCGTCACCATGCTGCAGATGTTCCTCCAGGCCCAGGGCGTGCAGGTCGCTGCCCAGCTCATGTCCATGCTTCCCTACCTCGCCACCGTCCTGGTGCTGGTCCTCATCTCCCGCAACCCCGCCTGGATCCGCCTCAACATGCCTGCATCGCTGGGGAAGCCGTTCTTCCCCGGTCTCTGA
- a CDS encoding ABC transporter permease — translation MIRLEPRTSPSPLMSVLSPVIAFGITLAVGGLIFWAMGKDPAQGLSTFVLEPFNGTRALTELALKSTPLILISLGLALCYRSNVWNIGAEGQFLMGGITGGGLALWFTTAGVGVGQVAFFPLLLVAGALGGAAWAAVVALLRDRFNANEILVSLMLVYVANLFLSWLVFGPWKDPDGFNFPQTVSFAAATEVPRLIKGMRVGWGFPVALLTALAMWLFMFHTYRGLQLQVGGPAPAAARYAGFSSRSAIWTTLLASGGLAGVAGALEVAGPMGQLTPSVSTGYGFTAIIVAFVGRLHPLGCILGSVVLSTFLIGGELAQSRVGLPSALTGIFQGVLLLALLACDTLVQYRPRWSATR, via the coding sequence GTGATCCGGCTCGAACCCCGCACCAGCCCGTCGCCGCTCATGAGCGTGCTCTCGCCCGTCATCGCCTTCGGCATCACCCTGGCGGTGGGCGGCCTGATCTTCTGGGCCATGGGCAAGGACCCGGCCCAGGGCCTCTCCACCTTCGTGCTGGAGCCCTTCAACGGCACCCGCGCCCTCACCGAGCTGGCGCTCAAGTCCACCCCGCTGATCCTGATCTCCCTCGGCCTGGCCCTGTGCTACCGCTCCAACGTCTGGAACATCGGCGCCGAGGGGCAGTTCCTCATGGGCGGCATCACCGGCGGCGGCCTGGCGCTGTGGTTCACCACCGCCGGGGTGGGGGTGGGCCAGGTGGCCTTCTTCCCGCTGCTGCTGGTGGCCGGGGCGCTGGGCGGCGCGGCCTGGGCGGCGGTGGTGGCGCTGCTGCGGGACCGCTTCAACGCCAACGAGATCCTGGTCAGCCTGATGCTGGTGTACGTGGCCAACCTGTTCCTCTCCTGGCTGGTGTTCGGCCCCTGGAAGGACCCGGACGGCTTCAACTTCCCGCAGACCGTCAGCTTCGCCGCCGCCACCGAGGTGCCCCGGCTGATCAAGGGCATGCGGGTCGGCTGGGGCTTCCCGGTGGCCTTGCTCACCGCGCTGGCCATGTGGCTCTTCATGTTCCACACCTACCGCGGGCTGCAGCTGCAGGTCGGCGGCCCGGCGCCGGCGGCGGCGCGCTACGCCGGCTTCTCCTCGCGGTCCGCCATCTGGACCACCCTGCTGGCCTCCGGCGGCCTGGCCGGGGTGGCCGGGGCGCTGGAGGTGGCCGGGCCCATGGGCCAGCTCACCCCCTCCGTCTCCACCGGCTACGGCTTCACCGCCATCATCGTGGCCTTCGTGGGGCGCCTGCACCCGCTCGGCTGCATCCTCGGCAGCGTGGTGCTCTCCACCTTCCTCATCGGGGGTGAGCTGGCGCAGTCGCGGGTGGGGCTGCCCTCGGCGCTGACCGGCATCTTCCAGGGCGTGCTGCTGCTGGCCCTGCTGGCCTGCGACACCCTGGTGCAGTACCGCCCACGCTGGAGCGCCACGCGATGA
- a CDS encoding ABC transporter ATP-binding protein — MSAPPPATPAPVPRLRLAHVTKRYGAVTANEDVALSVLPGEIHSILGENGAGKSTLMKIIYGAVRPDAGELWWDGAPVQVRSPHEARRLGIAMVFQHFSLFDTLTVAENVWLGLERTVSLREVSQGIRAKAAEYGLELEPERAVHTLSVGERQRVEIVRALLADPKLLILDEPTSVLTPQAVERLFVTLRQLASTGCSILYISHKLDEIRALCHQCTVLRGGRVSGSCDPTQESTASLSRLMIGAEPPKLVRRDATLGDLALEVADLSLPRQDRFDVPLDRVSLQVRAGEIVGIAGVSGNGQQELLAALSGEDPRGDDGAVRLFGQPIGRLRSAQRRALGLHFIPEERLGRGAVPSLSLATNLLLTRREALRRFGWIDRTALALQASGILARFNVKSGGPGAVARSLSGGNLQKYIVGREIDAVPRVLIVAQPTWGVDVGAAAQIRAEVLALRDAGCAVLVVSEELDELFAMTDRLYVIAKGRLSPPLPTEAATVELIGEWMSGLWAEPRDPAGRPPAPGAAAGEAR, encoded by the coding sequence ATGAGCGCCCCGCCACCCGCCACGCCCGCGCCCGTCCCCCGGCTCAGGCTGGCCCACGTCACCAAGCGCTACGGCGCGGTGACCGCCAACGAGGACGTGGCGCTCTCGGTGCTGCCCGGGGAGATCCACTCCATCCTGGGAGAGAACGGCGCGGGCAAGTCCACGCTGATGAAGATCATCTACGGGGCGGTCCGCCCCGACGCCGGCGAGCTCTGGTGGGACGGCGCCCCGGTGCAGGTGCGCAGCCCGCACGAGGCGCGGCGCCTCGGCATCGCCATGGTCTTCCAGCACTTCTCGCTCTTCGACACCCTGACGGTGGCCGAGAACGTCTGGCTGGGGCTGGAGCGCACCGTCTCGCTCCGGGAGGTGAGCCAGGGCATCCGCGCCAAGGCCGCCGAGTACGGCCTGGAGCTCGAGCCGGAGCGGGCCGTCCACACCCTCTCGGTGGGCGAGCGGCAGCGGGTGGAGATCGTGCGGGCCCTGCTGGCCGATCCCAAGCTGCTGATCCTGGACGAGCCCACCTCGGTGCTGACGCCGCAGGCGGTCGAGCGGCTCTTCGTCACGCTGCGGCAGCTGGCCTCGACCGGCTGCTCCATCCTCTACATCAGCCACAAGCTCGACGAGATCCGGGCCCTCTGCCACCAGTGCACCGTGCTGCGCGGGGGGCGGGTCTCGGGCAGCTGCGATCCCACGCAGGAGAGCACCGCCAGCCTGTCCCGCCTCATGATCGGCGCCGAGCCGCCCAAGCTGGTGCGCCGCGACGCCACCCTGGGCGACCTGGCCCTGGAGGTGGCGGACCTCTCCTTGCCGCGCCAGGACCGCTTCGACGTGCCGCTCGACCGGGTCTCGCTGCAGGTGCGGGCCGGCGAGATCGTGGGCATCGCCGGGGTCTCGGGCAACGGCCAGCAGGAGCTGCTGGCGGCCCTCTCCGGCGAGGACCCGCGCGGCGACGACGGGGCGGTGCGCCTCTTCGGCCAGCCCATCGGCCGGCTCCGCTCGGCCCAGCGCCGCGCCCTGGGGCTGCACTTCATCCCCGAGGAGCGGCTGGGGCGCGGGGCGGTGCCCTCCCTCTCGCTGGCCACCAACCTGCTCCTGACCAGGCGGGAGGCGCTGCGGCGCTTCGGCTGGATCGATCGGACCGCGCTGGCGCTCCAGGCCAGCGGCATCCTGGCGCGCTTCAACGTCAAGTCCGGCGGCCCCGGCGCGGTGGCCCGCAGCCTCTCCGGCGGCAACCTGCAGAAGTACATCGTGGGGCGCGAGATCGACGCCGTGCCCAGGGTGCTGATCGTGGCCCAGCCGACCTGGGGCGTGGACGTGGGGGCGGCGGCGCAGATCCGGGCCGAGGTGCTGGCGCTCCGCGACGCCGGCTGCGCCGTGCTGGTGGTGTCGGAGGAGCTCGACGAGCTGTTCGCCATGACCGACCGGCTCTACGTCATCGCCAAGGGGCGGCTCTCGCCCCCGCTGCCCACCGAGGCGGCCACCGTGGAGCTCATCGGCGAGTGGATGAGCGGGCTGTGGGCCGAGCCGCGCGATCCGGCGGGCCGTCCACCCGCGCCGGGCGCCGCCGCCGGGGAGGCCCGGTGA
- the gpt gene encoding xanthine phosphoribosyltransferase, producing MSTIPPGAPADGAAGDAEPAANPYKDEIVISWPELHRDARYLSRVLHDLRRDWKGIIAITRGGLVPAALVARELELRLIDTVCVVSYGAGEGGAEQKQGELQWLKGVEGDGAGWLLIDDLVDTGRTARAVRERLPRAHFATLYAKPQGRPLVDTFVKEFKQEKWIYFPWDIDYQFVSPINKRRPAGP from the coding sequence ATGTCGACCATCCCACCCGGCGCGCCCGCGGACGGCGCTGCAGGGGACGCCGAGCCCGCCGCCAACCCGTACAAGGACGAGATCGTCATCTCCTGGCCGGAGCTGCACCGCGACGCGCGCTACCTGTCGCGCGTGCTGCACGACCTGCGGCGCGACTGGAAGGGGATCATCGCCATCACCCGCGGCGGCCTGGTGCCGGCGGCCCTGGTGGCCCGCGAGCTGGAGCTCCGGCTCATCGACACGGTCTGCGTGGTGAGCTACGGCGCGGGGGAGGGCGGCGCCGAGCAGAAGCAGGGCGAGCTGCAGTGGCTCAAGGGCGTGGAGGGCGACGGCGCGGGCTGGCTGCTCATCGACGACCTGGTGGACACCGGCCGGACGGCGCGCGCCGTGCGGGAGCGGCTGCCCCGGGCCCACTTCGCCACCCTCTACGCCAAGCCGCAGGGGCGCCCGCTGGTGGACACCTTCGTGAAGGAGTTCAAGCAGGAGAAGTGGATCTACTTCCCCTGGGACATCGACTACCAGTTCGTCTCGCCCATCAACAAGCGCCGCCCCGCCGGTCCCTGA
- a CDS encoding patatin-like phospholipase family protein, whose protein sequence is MPTLREWLAEGPYTLGLSSGFFGFFAHAGVVGVLEEEGLAPARLCGSSAGALVGGLSAAGVPAARLREALLALRRRDFWDPAPGLGLLRGDLFRARLEALLPVATFEACPRPLALSVFDLAGRRTAVVQRGPLAPAIHASCAAPLLFQPVRVAGRACLDGGVSDRHGLAALAEPGWGGRVLYHHLTSRSPWRRPGSPALRVPARPGLEAVALHGLPRLGPFRLERGEEALCLAAEGMRAALSRPV, encoded by the coding sequence GTGCCCACCCTGCGCGAGTGGCTGGCCGAGGGCCCCTACACCCTGGGGCTCTCCTCGGGGTTCTTCGGCTTCTTCGCCCACGCCGGGGTGGTGGGCGTCCTCGAGGAGGAGGGGCTGGCGCCGGCTCGCCTGTGCGGCTCCAGCGCCGGAGCGCTGGTGGGCGGCCTCTCCGCGGCCGGGGTGCCGGCCGCCAGGCTGCGGGAGGCCCTGCTGGCGCTGCGGCGGCGCGACTTCTGGGACCCCGCCCCGGGCCTCGGGCTGCTGCGCGGCGACCTCTTCCGGGCGCGCCTGGAGGCCCTGCTGCCGGTGGCCACCTTCGAGGCCTGCCCGAGGCCGCTGGCCCTGTCGGTCTTCGACCTGGCCGGGCGCCGCACGGCGGTGGTGCAGCGGGGCCCGCTGGCGCCGGCCATCCACGCCTCCTGCGCCGCCCCGCTGCTCTTCCAGCCGGTGCGGGTGGCCGGACGCGCCTGCCTGGACGGCGGGGTGTCGGACCGGCACGGCCTGGCCGCGCTGGCCGAGCCGGGCTGGGGTGGGCGGGTGCTCTACCACCACCTCACCTCCCGCTCGCCGTGGCGCCGGCCAGGCAGCCCGGCGCTGCGGGTGCCGGCCAGGCCTGGGCTGGAGGCGGTGGCGCTGCACGGCCTGCCGCGGCTCGGCCCCTTCCGCCTCGAGCGCGGGGAGGAGGCGCTGTGCCTGGCGGCCGAGGGGATGCGGGCCGCGCTGTCGCGGCCGGTGTGA
- a CDS encoding translation initiation factor 2, protein MKTLTELSGTLIRQAAKAIAEAKRTLPKETPPAAPVEAAPEVAAAAAPAGEAVAEVTPDGAAPEAEAAEAAPAAPAAPPAAKASQEPAEEAESEAVKAALDAAVAEVTGLSGDRLSRLRDALRVVGRKADDVRLVRVFGPEEPVQGAKTVNGFQFLVDHAPASMRQVAAPPKKERGGRGGGGGGGGGGGRGGGKGTGGGDKNSTSGGFSMDSLRDDRKKEGRGGRPGGGGRPGGGGRPGGR, encoded by the coding sequence ATGAAGACCCTCACCGAACTGAGCGGCACCCTGATCCGGCAGGCGGCCAAGGCCATTGCCGAGGCGAAGCGCACCCTTCCCAAGGAGACGCCGCCCGCGGCGCCCGTGGAGGCGGCCCCGGAGGTCGCGGCCGCGGCTGCGCCCGCCGGGGAGGCGGTGGCCGAGGTGACCCCCGACGGGGCCGCGCCGGAGGCCGAGGCCGCCGAGGCCGCCCCGGCCGCACCGGCTGCCCCTCCGGCGGCCAAGGCGAGCCAGGAGCCGGCCGAGGAGGCCGAGAGCGAGGCCGTGAAGGCCGCCCTCGACGCCGCCGTGGCGGAGGTCACCGGCCTGTCCGGCGACCGGCTCTCCCGCCTGCGCGACGCCTTGAGGGTGGTCGGCCGCAAGGCCGACGACGTCCGCCTGGTGCGCGTCTTCGGGCCAGAGGAGCCGGTGCAGGGCGCCAAGACGGTCAACGGGTTCCAGTTCCTGGTGGACCACGCCCCGGCCTCGATGCGCCAGGTGGCGGCGCCGCCCAAGAAGGAGCGGGGCGGCCGCGGCGGCGGTGGTGGTGGTGGTGGCGGCGGTGGTCGCGGCGGTGGCAAGGGCACCGGCGGCGGCGACAAGAACTCCACCTCCGGTGGCTTCTCGATGGACTCGCTGCGCGACGACCGCAAGAAGGAAGGCCGCGGCGGCCGTCCGGGTGGCGGCGGGCGTCCCGGCGGCGGTGGCCGGCCGGGCGGGCGCTAG
- a CDS encoding transposase yields the protein MNRRVFGDAEISSALRDLEAGVRLPEVCHRLGVSERTVNRWRREARGPDQAPAPALGLVPLTQEQAAMRGDALERQLDALRLVLHTMLEPEELERGARLVESRCQVSAQRARRLLGLAPVNAKYGNRAAAAPPAQVAPLMQQL from the coding sequence ATGAACCGGCGCGTCTTCGGCGACGCCGAGATCTCCTCGGCGCTCCGCGATCTCGAGGCCGGCGTCCGCCTGCCCGAGGTCTGCCACCGGCTCGGGGTCTCCGAGCGCACCGTCAACCGCTGGCGCCGCGAGGCCCGCGGCCCCGACCAGGCCCCGGCCCCGGCCCTCGGCCTGGTCCCGCTCACCCAGGAGCAGGCCGCCATGCGCGGCGACGCCCTGGAGCGCCAGCTCGACGCCCTCCGGCTGGTGCTCCACACCATGCTGGAGCCCGAGGAGCTGGAGCGCGGCGCCAGGCTCGTCGAGTCCCGCTGCCAGGTCAGCGCCCAGCGGGCGCGCCGCCTGCTCGGGCTGGCCCCCGTCAACGCGAAGTACGGCAACCGCGCCGCCGCCGCGCCGCCGGCCCAGGTGGCGCCCCTGATGCAGCAGCTCTAG
- a CDS encoding PilZ domain-containing protein: protein MDRSEWLNRLEALHDQVRRGEPVSAEAMEWYRGARKALLETAVTVQAQALIGSAVQRSSIRITRSAQVLLEARGWGHQTLTADLGTGGFAAFLEAPPPVTEWIKATLVLPGEGAVVATVAVADVKTVTGLVRVAFRFSEPSADVQRRVENYMVDSLLEQLVFWDDVLEHLRY, encoded by the coding sequence ATGGACCGGAGCGAGTGGCTGAACAGGCTGGAGGCGCTGCACGATCAGGTCAGGAGGGGAGAGCCGGTCAGCGCCGAGGCGATGGAGTGGTACCGGGGCGCCCGCAAGGCCCTGCTGGAGACCGCGGTGACGGTGCAGGCGCAGGCGCTGATCGGCAGCGCCGTCCAGCGCAGCTCGATCCGGATCACCCGCAGCGCCCAGGTGCTGCTGGAGGCCCGCGGCTGGGGCCACCAGACGCTCACCGCCGACCTCGGCACCGGCGGCTTCGCCGCCTTCCTGGAGGCGCCGCCCCCGGTGACGGAGTGGATCAAGGCCACCCTGGTGCTGCCGGGCGAGGGGGCGGTGGTGGCCACCGTGGCGGTGGCCGACGTGAAGACCGTGACCGGGCTGGTCCGCGTGGCCTTCCGCTTCTCCGAGCCGAGCGCCGACGTGCAGCGGCGCGTCGAGAACTACATGGTCGACAGCCTGCTCGAGCAGCTGGTGTTCTGGGACGACGTCCTCGAGCACCTGCGGTACTGA
- a CDS encoding PAS domain-containing protein codes for MVSPDLFERLVENSRDLYYRYRLVPTPGFEFVSQAALEMTGYTPEEHYADPGLGYRLIHPDDRALLEGGLTGPPAGPVRMRWVRKDGRILWTESVVRHLHDEAGVAVALEGVARDITAQMEAEDGLRRSREQMRALAARLDSIREDEKAKVSRDLHDEMGQLLTALKMNLRWVEHRLEGIPASHADAALVERVVDAGGLVDQAIASVRRIAAELRPAVLDRLGLEDALRLELRMLEARTGLRCQLAERAPLPPEVGGEVATALYRIAVEALTNVARHARAAEVSAALAVVAGEVVLTVADDGCGPPAAGVPAGALGIAGMRERADRLGGTLDVARRPGAGTVVTARIPL; via the coding sequence ATGGTGAGCCCCGACCTCTTCGAGCGCCTGGTCGAGAACTCCCGGGATCTCTACTACCGCTACCGCCTGGTCCCCACGCCCGGCTTCGAGTTCGTCAGCCAGGCGGCCCTGGAGATGACCGGCTACACGCCGGAGGAGCACTACGCCGACCCCGGGCTCGGGTACCGCCTCATCCACCCCGACGACCGCGCCCTGCTCGAGGGCGGGCTGACCGGCCCCCCGGCCGGCCCAGTGCGCATGCGCTGGGTCCGCAAGGACGGGCGCATCCTCTGGACCGAGTCGGTGGTCCGGCACCTCCACGACGAGGCGGGGGTGGCGGTGGCGCTGGAGGGGGTGGCCCGCGACATCACCGCCCAGATGGAGGCCGAGGACGGCCTGCGCCGCTCGCGGGAGCAGATGCGGGCCCTGGCCGCCCGCCTCGACTCGATCCGCGAGGACGAGAAGGCCAAGGTGTCGAGGGACCTCCACGACGAGATGGGTCAGCTGCTCACCGCCCTCAAGATGAACCTGCGCTGGGTGGAGCACCGGCTCGAGGGGATCCCGGCCTCGCATGCGGACGCGGCGCTGGTGGAGCGGGTGGTGGACGCCGGCGGCCTGGTGGACCAGGCCATCGCCTCGGTGCGCCGCATCGCGGCCGAGCTGCGCCCGGCCGTGCTCGACCGGCTCGGCCTGGAGGACGCGCTCCGCCTGGAGCTGCGCATGCTGGAGGCCCGCACCGGGCTGCGCTGCCAGCTGGCCGAGCGCGCGCCGCTGCCGCCGGAGGTGGGCGGCGAGGTGGCCACGGCGCTCTACCGGATCGCGGTGGAGGCGCTCACCAACGTGGCCCGCCACGCCCGCGCCGCCGAGGTGAGCGCGGCGCTGGCGGTGGTGGCGGGGGAGGTGGTGCTGACCGTGGCCGACGACGGCTGCGGCCCGCCGGCCGCCGGGGTGCCGGCGGGGGCGCTCGGGATCGCCGGCATGCGCGAGCGGGCCGATCGCCTGGGCGGCACCCTCGACGTGGCACGCCGGCCCGGCGCCGGGACGGTGGTCACCGCCCGCATCCCGCTCTGA
- a CDS encoding TonB family protein, which yields MFLGVTAPGPRRTGRLAAVQVGSVAIHGAVVAALVAVGSAQLVEAPAGLPVRIVQPTARPAPPPPPAPSRPRPRSDRPVVRRPDRLIAPTVIPDLMPTAGPPEEPLEEAASDDAAPGGVAGGREGGVVGGVVGPSLPAAPPIEARPADLAAVRAGIARTLVYPPEARRRQWQGRTVLAFTLYADGTVSDLVVRESSGFPSLDAAAVEAIRRAAPFDPPGVDVFVVVPVSFRLR from the coding sequence ATGTTCCTGGGCGTGACGGCGCCGGGTCCACGGCGGACCGGGCGGCTGGCGGCCGTCCAGGTCGGGTCGGTGGCCATCCACGGCGCGGTGGTGGCGGCGCTGGTGGCAGTCGGCTCGGCGCAGCTCGTCGAGGCGCCGGCCGGCCTGCCGGTCCGGATCGTCCAGCCGACGGCGCGCCCCGCCCCACCCCCGCCGCCGGCCCCTTCTCGGCCTCGCCCCAGGTCGGACCGCCCGGTGGTCCGCCGCCCGGATCGGCTCATCGCGCCGACCGTCATCCCGGACCTGATGCCGACAGCCGGCCCGCCCGAGGAGCCGCTCGAGGAGGCGGCCTCCGACGACGCGGCGCCGGGCGGCGTGGCCGGCGGGCGGGAGGGTGGGGTGGTAGGCGGAGTGGTGGGCCCATCCTTGCCGGCGGCGCCGCCCATCGAGGCCCGCCCGGCCGACCTGGCAGCGGTGCGGGCCGGCATCGCCCGCACCCTGGTCTACCCGCCCGAGGCGCGGCGCCGGCAGTGGCAGGGGCGGACGGTCCTGGCGTTCACGCTCTACGCCGACGGCACGGTCTCGGACCTGGTGGTGCGGGAGAGCAGCGGCTTCCCGAGCCTCGACGCCGCCGCGGTGGAGGCCATTCGCCGCGCCGCGCCGTTCGACCCGCCGGGTGTGGACGTCTTCGTGGTGGTGCCGGTGTCGTTCAGGCTGCGGTGA
- a CDS encoding sigma-70 family RNA polymerase sigma factor, whose translation MEDEQKLLERRALDGLARAASPALRRLACRYVGRPDAEDAVQDAYVRLLSTGEEVRHPRRFLVVATTTLALDRIRRLKVRAGVGPPEPEAAADRGPGPEELAGRAQALRRLSASLSELPQRSREALLLSRVEGLTHLAISRSLGVSPKTVERDIVSALRHCATRLAEPSARCA comes from the coding sequence ATGGAAGACGAGCAGAAGTTGCTGGAGCGCAGGGCGCTGGACGGGCTGGCGCGCGCCGCCTCCCCGGCGCTGCGCCGCCTGGCCTGCCGGTACGTCGGCAGGCCGGACGCGGAGGACGCGGTGCAGGACGCCTACGTGAGGCTGCTGTCCACCGGTGAGGAGGTGCGCCACCCGCGGCGCTTCCTGGTGGTGGCCACCACCACGCTGGCCCTCGACCGGATCCGGCGCCTCAAGGTCCGGGCCGGGGTGGGGCCGCCCGAGCCGGAGGCGGCGGCGGACCGCGGGCCCGGGCCCGAGGAGCTGGCGGGGCGCGCCCAGGCCCTGCGGCGGCTCTCGGCCTCCCTCTCCGAGCTGCCGCAGCGGAGCCGCGAGGCGCTCCTCCTCAGCCGGGTGGAGGGGCTGACCCACCTCGCCATCTCCCGGAGCCTGGGGGTGTCGCCCAAGACGGTGGAGCGGGACATCGTCAGCGCGCTGCGCCACTGCGCCACCCGGCTGGCCGAGCCGTCGGCCCGGTGTGCCTGA
- a CDS encoding FecR domain-containing protein, translating to MTCRSSAPREEILAEAARWEARRHAEEPLSEVEELALAAWSATSPEHRQLLRRAEQVWELSGRVVPRGALEAARATRPASPLGGSLAALRRSPGGWRGLAACGLVACVLAGAAWLWSRPRPPEVHAYRTERGQGHQVRLADGSLVELDTGTALLVRTSPNLRQVVLEHGQASFTVTHDAERPFEVVAGGGRIVDLGTRFLVRADGAQVAVTVAEGLVEVTAPDGQRAALRPGQRLRYGPSGQEGGVEPADAEAAGAWRHGRLIFEDRPVSWLFAELERYHPITFEVPDPGLAATRLSGRFELRDVGAVLSAVQAVTRARARWLDPHRVRLEPR from the coding sequence GTGACTTGCCGCAGCAGCGCACCCCGCGAGGAGATCCTGGCCGAGGCCGCCCGGTGGGAGGCGCGGCGCCACGCCGAGGAGCCCCTCTCGGAGGTCGAGGAGCTCGCCCTGGCCGCCTGGAGCGCCACCTCGCCGGAGCACCGGCAGCTCCTCCGCCGGGCCGAGCAGGTCTGGGAGCTCTCGGGTCGGGTGGTCCCCCGGGGCGCGCTCGAGGCGGCCCGCGCCACCCGGCCCGCCTCGCCGCTCGGCGGGTCGCTCGCAGCCCTCCGCCGCTCCCCCGGAGGGTGGCGGGGCCTCGCCGCCTGCGGCCTGGTGGCCTGCGTCCTGGCCGGCGCGGCCTGGCTCTGGTCGAGGCCTCGGCCCCCGGAGGTCCACGCCTACCGGACCGAGCGAGGCCAGGGCCACCAGGTCAGGCTGGCGGACGGCTCGCTGGTGGAGCTCGACACCGGGACCGCGCTGCTGGTGCGGACCTCGCCGAACCTGCGGCAGGTGGTGCTGGAGCACGGCCAGGCTTCCTTCACGGTGACCCATGACGCCGAGCGCCCCTTCGAGGTGGTGGCCGGCGGAGGGCGGATCGTGGACCTGGGGACCCGCTTCCTGGTCCGCGCCGACGGCGCGCAGGTCGCCGTCACGGTGGCCGAGGGGCTGGTCGAGGTGACGGCGCCCGACGGCCAGCGTGCAGCGCTCCGGCCCGGCCAGCGCCTGCGCTACGGCCCGTCCGGCCAGGAAGGCGGCGTGGAGCCGGCCGACGCGGAGGCCGCGGGCGCCTGGCGCCACGGGCGGCTGATCTTCGAGGACCGGCCGGTCTCATGGCTGTTCGCCGAGCTGGAGCGGTACCACCCGATCACCTTCGAGGTGCCGGACCCAGGGCTCGCCGCCACGCGGCTGAGCGGCCGCTTCGAGCTCCGGGACGTGGGGGCGGTGCTCTCGGCGGTCCAGGCGGTGACCCGGGCGCGGGCCCGCTGGCTCGACCCGCACCGAGTGCGGCTGGAGCCCCGCTAG